The region GACCATTATAAACAACGATTTGAATGAAAGTGTATATACTTTCGAAATCAAAGGTCTTGCCACTCCTTTTGTAGATGGCATTGAATCATCCAGTTATTCATCGGTGAGTTGTTATCCAAATCCGGCAAGTTCAAGGGTAATTATAGAAAGCCCGGCGGAAATGTTGCTGGAAGTGTATTCTTCTGAAGGTAATAAGGTCATCGAACAAATGGTAGAGCGAGGAGAAAATAGTGTGAACATTGAAGCTCTTTCGAGAGGCTTATACTTATTCAATTTGCCATCAATAGGTCATAATATAAAGGTGATAAAAGATTAATTCTACCACCACAATTGATTTTAATAATAATTTCAAAATTTCACCCTAATCAAAAAGATTACCAACATTATCAGATAGTATCCAAATACAATTTATGAGACATAATTCCATTTTTAAATTATCCATCATTGTTTACATTCTTGGCTTCTTATCCACTTCCGGCTATGGTCAGGTGGTGAGCACTCTGGCCGGTTTGAGTCTTGATGCTGACGGTCCGGCAGCAATGTCCGGGTTTTCTTCACCTAATGGCGTCGCAATAGATTCTAAGGGAAATGTATATGTTGCAGAGGCAGACAATAACAAAATCCGTAAAATATCTGCACAAGGTATTGTAAGTACTTTTGCCGGAGATGGTGGTTGGGGAAAGCAGGATGGAGAAGGTAAGAATGCACGTTTTATGTATCCATGGGGAATTGCAATAGATACTGAAGATAATGTATATGTATCCGAATTAGGTGGACACAGGGTACGCAAAATAACACCGGATGGCGTAGTGAGTACTTTAGCAGGAAATGGAGATGCCGGTAGCTTAGATGGAACAGGTACCGAAGCGAGATTTATTGCTCCAAGCAGTCTGGTGGTGGATGGCACAGGTACGGTGTATGTTGCAGATACTCGGAATAATAAGATTCGCAAAATAACTCCAGAAGGTGTAGTGAGCACATTAGCAGGTAAAAACACTTCCGGATTTGCTGATGGTGCTGGCGCTGATGCTATGTTCAGCAACCCATCCGGGATAGCAATAGATGCCAATGGAAATTTATTTGTAGCGGATTATTATAATGATAAAATCCGAAAAATAACGCCCGATGGTACAGTAAGTACCTTTGCAGGATCAACAGACGGACGAACTAATGGAGATTTGAGTGTAGCAAAGTTCAGTAACCCATATGGCATTGCCATAGATGCAGAAGGCAATATGTATATAGGTGAAGAGGGCAATAATGTTATTCGTAAAATTTCAAAAGAAGGTATTGTTAGTACATATGCAGGCACGGGTGGCATAGGAGATAAAGATGGCAATGCCACTAGTGCTAATTTTTATAATCCTCATGGTATTGCTGTTGATGCTGCCGGGAATGTCTATGTTGCTGATATTAGAAATCATAAAATCAGAAAAGTAACACAACAAGGAATAGTAAGTACAATAGGAGGTATTGGTTATGCCAGATCAGTAGATGGTACTGTTCCCAATGTTCGATTTAAAAGCCCTACTGGTGTGACAATAAATGAGCAGGGTATTATTTATATAGCTGACGAGATCAAGATCCGTAAGCTGACTCCTGCCGGAGTGGCTACCACCCTTGCCGGTTCTGATAAATATGGCAGTTCAGATGGCACAGGAGCGGAAGCAACCTTTAATGATATAAAAGGTATTACAATTGATGCCATTGGAAATCTATTTGTTACTGATGATCATAAAATAAGAAAAATTACTCCTGAAGGTATTGTTACCACCTTTGCCGGATCAGATACTGAGGGATTTGTCGATGGCAATGGCACTGATGCTCTTTTTGACAATCCATTTGGATTGACTATTGATGCGAAGGGTAATCTTTATGTTGCTGACCAATACAATAACAGTATTCGTAAAATTACACCCAATGGAGATGTAAGCACATTTGCAGGTGCCAAGCAAGGGGGCTACAAAGATGGCAAGGGCTTGGATGCTCGCTTTTCATCACCTCATGGTATAGGTATAGATAAAAACGGTAACCTCTATGTGGCAGATAAAAGCAACCATAGGATACGTAAAATTAATCCTGAGGGGGAAGTCTCTACATTAGCAGGTTCTATGTTTCAGGAATCCTGGGATGGTACAGGTGCCTCTGCAGCATTTAGTTCAGCAGTTGGTATTTGTGTAGATAGTTCAGACAATGTGTATGTAACTCAGACTGGAACTGCAAATTTTAAAATCAGAAAAGTAACGCCCTCGGGAGTTGTAACCACCCTGGCGGGAAAAGGAATCCCAGGCTCACTAAATGGTCCCGCAGCTTCTGTCAGTTTTAATAATCCTGTCGGAATTACGATCGATGCCAATTACAATCTATACGTAGCAGATCAATACAATTTTCAGATACGTAAAATTTCTCTGCCTAATGATATAAAGGTATTGTATGCAGATAATGAAGTAGAATCACCAGTAGATTTTGGCACTGTAAAACCTGGTAAAACTAGTCCAGCTTTTACCTTCAGTATCGAGAACGGAACCGCTGCCTTGAAGCCCCTGTTTTTATCGGGCAAACCTTTGATTACCGTAAGCAGCAATGACTTTATTATAGACCTGAGCAATACTTCCTCTTCAGTTGGCTTTGGCGATTCTACTGAATTTTCAATAACCTTTAAACCAAGTACACTTGGCTTGAAAACAGCAACAGTGACAATACCAAACAACAATTTGGACGGAATTGACTTTACATTTGAAATCAAAGGATTTTCCGCTCCATTTGTAGATGGCATTAGCTCATCCAGCTCTTCATTGGTAAGTTGTTATCCGAATCCGGCAAGTACCAGGGTAATTATAGAAAGCCCAGTGGAAATGTTGCTGGAAGTATATTCATCTGACGGAAATAAACTGATGGAGCAAATGATGGAAAGAGGTGAAAATAGTGTGAACATTGAAACTCTTTCAAGAGGCTTATACTTATTCAAAATGCCATTAATAGGAAAGAGTATAAAGGTGATAAAAAACTAAATAGGGAGGATTAGAATCTTCAAGTTAATGCCATGTGGCGCGCGTTTTCGAATGGCGTGCCACATGGCATTTTAATTTATATTAATCAAATGTCCTTGTTTTCGCAGAGGATTTCCAAGAATGGCGATTGTATCGCCAGTCATCAATAGTCCTCGTTTGCAACGAGGATTTCCGAGAATGGCGATTGTATCGCCATCTCAAATAACACTCACCTTTACCAGCCCCTTTCTTCCTGCATAATCCCTGGCGCTGCTGTGTAAATAATATTCCGGATTCTCCACCAGTCCAGCGCGAACTGGATTATTATGTATGTAATTTATCTTTTCCATTATATCAATACTGGCTAGTTCAATAGCATGATTGCTATCCATCCATATTTTATAATTTTCAGCTCGTCTAGTTCTCTTTGCTTCAAAAGAAAACTTATCTTTCAACCATTCAGATCTGCTCTCATTAATAGAATCCATAGTTGTAATAAACTTCTTTGATGTATATTTCTTAAAATCTCTGAGAAACGAAGACATATCCCCTGGTGGCGAAGCTTTTAATGCCAAATGTATATGATTACTCATTATCACCCAAGCATAAATTGTAACATGCTTTTCCCTGGAACAATAATTTAAAGAATCAACAATGATATCACGGTAGTCTTTTCTGGTAAATAAATCTATCCATTTTATTACTGTACAGGTAATAAAATAAGGAACATGTTGATCAGAAATGATGTATCTGTCTCCTGCCATAGCTGTAAAAAAATTAGTTGGTTGAATTGCAAAAGTAATAAAATAAATAGCGATACAATCGCTATTCTCGGAAATCCTCGTTGCAAACGAGGACTATTGGGGACTATTGGGGACTATTGGGATGATATTATTCTACATAGCCCTGCCCTTAAATCCTCTTCGACTTGTTTAAACTTTTTCTCTTTTATTTCCCCATTAAGGTATTGAATTTTAAGTTTATCATTTCTATCATATGAAGAAAAATTCGGATGTGGCCGAAAACCGTAATCACCAATTAATTTAGAAGAGTACTTTTCAATATGTTCCAGGGTAGTAGCATTCATAAAATCGTATTGATCTCTTTTTACATTCTTATACTTAGAACATAAAGATAATATCTCCCTTGCCTTCGAAACTTGAGCGTGTGGAAACCCCATCTTAGCAAGTGATAATAGCTCTATATAAAGTATACTGACAAAATTAATTTTCACTTGATCATCTATAAACTCAACTATAGAAGTTAAGATGTTTACCATCTTTCGTATCTCTTCATACCTTTTCCTTTCTAAATTTTCAAGAAGATAAAAATATAAAATTTTAAAGTCTATGTCACTTAAAGTAAGCTTCATATAATTTTGATAAAAATAATTCACATAAAGAGGTGCAAATACAGTCCAATTGCTTAAAGGAGAAATAATGGTATAAATCCTAAATGCATTAAAAGTAGCTAAATTTGGGAAAGATTCATCCTGCATTTCAAATAAAGGTCTTATAACCTTTTGACATAATTCATGCTCTCCTTTAGACAGTAATTGTATTGCTATTTTATAAATATAGACTTCTCTTTCCTCTGAATTTTCAAGTTTTATTATATAATTTAATAGACTTTCAAAACCTTCTAACAATTCCATTCTATAAAGTTCATATAATAAAATATCAATTAATTCATGGGTAACAGATAATAGATTATTAATATTCGCTTCCTCAGGTTTATAGTTGTTCTTAATAATTAGATCTACAGTTTGTGTTAGCGCATTTTTCTTTTCAACATTATCTTCCTCTAACAACACCCATTTCAATAAAACCTGGGATTTTGATTCAAGCGGACAAACATCTAAAGCCTTCTTTATATATTCTTTCGCTATTAGCGAATCGTTTAATGACTCGAATAGCTGACATAAATTATAATATGCGATCGTTAAAAACTTATCGCGTTCTGGATTAGATGATCTATTTAATTCTTCAATTGTTTGCGTATCAAAAGAAATTATCAATTCCTTATTCTCTTGATAATTTAATTGAAAATATGAACTACTTAAATTAACCCTAGACTGAAAATAGTACTTGCCTGAAGGATACTCATCTACTATTTCACTAAATACACGTATGGCGTTTGGATAATCCCCAACTATTGCATAACTTATCCCTACCGCATATAATGTTTCATAGTAAGCTTCAGGAAAACCTTTCTTATCGTATTGAATTTTTAAGAGGAAAGGAATTGCCTTGCTATATTTTTGTGTTTCAAAATAACTAAAAGCAAGCGGCGCTATGTCATTTCCTGACAAATTCTCAATATCTTCGATAGACCCTTCGTAAAGTTTAATTACTTCATTAAATTCTTTTGACGAGTATCTTTCCAATGCAAGTTTTAATACTCCCTTTTTCTTCTTCTCAACACTTTCAATCCAAGATTCTGATAGTGCTTTATCTATAATCTTATTCTTAATTTCAATTTTTGATGATTGAAAGTCTGAATTAATAATTCCCGCTAAGTATAACTTTTTTTTAATTTCATCACTTAAGACATTTCCCTTATGATATCTGATTTGAACTATAGCCTGCCTAATTTCATTATCAATTTCAACTAACTCTCTAATATGATCAATGGGAGCTTTATCAAAAGCCGTTAGGTAAATATCTTCAATTATCCTGTCTATAAGACTTATATCGATATCATGTCCCTTCAAAATATAACTTTCAACTTCAGAGCATACATCATAGGTCATTCGAGGATTTCCGCTAGTCCAATCAAAAACTCTTAAAAGAATTTTTTCTGGCAAAATCAAATTAGCTTTCCTACAAAAATCATTAAACTCCCCATATGTAAAGTCGTTTAAGAAAATTTTCTGACCTATATTAAAAGGAGAAATTTTAGGATTTTTTATAATTTCCGTCGGCTCAACAACACCAGAAAGAAGGTAGGTCAATCTATTATATTCAGTGAAATTAATTCTTTCAAAATATATACTTCTTATTTGAGCAAAAATTTCATCTGAAAATTTCGCCTTGGTCAAAGCATCAATTTCATCTAAAATTATTACTAACTTTCCTGAAATTGTTTTTAACAATAATCTTAGTTCTTGGCCATGCTCAGTATGCGGAGGAAGTAATTTCTTATTCCTATTATCTTCTATTACTTCATAAATTCCTCCAAAAGTTTCAAAGTTGGTTTCAACTGCTTTGTCAATAATTCCTCTAAAACATTCTCTTGATGTTTCATAGGAATTTGAAAGATCAACATAAAGAAATATATCATTTTTAGTTTGAAGTTTACTTTTAGCATTAATAAGTAAATTAGTTTTACCCATTTGCCTTGCAACTAAAACATATCCGGGCCTACCCATATCCTGAATTACTTGTAAAACTTGACGATCAGCATCCCTTTGAACATAGAGATGATCAGGAATAATTGTATATGGCTTTAATATTTTTTCTTGAGCAATCATTTAAATTCAGTCAGTGTTTCCTTTAAAATTCTATCAAGAGTCATATTGGGTTGATCAATACAGACTATATAATCTCTGAAAATTCTTTTTATTAATCTAGGTGAACCTCCAGAAGCTTCAATTATTTGTTTCCTTTCAGGTTCTCCAAAAAGTAAATTTAAGTTTTCAGAAATTATTTTAGCTAGACTCTCACAATCATTCTCACTCCATAAATCATATCTCAAAAACTTTATTTTTTCATAGATCTTTTTTTGACCGTCCACAATATGATCTGTAGGAGAAAGTAAAGAAGAAAAAATAAATTTTATATTCTCTTTATTTACCGTAATTATTAGGCTGAAAAATTGTTGAATTAAAATTTTAAATGATTCTTCGCTATCAACTGGAATCTCTTCGATATAAATAAAATTTTCTTTAGAGGGGAAAGATGATTTTAAGAGTAAAGAGATTTCTTTTATTATATCTCTTAAATTATCAAATCTTTTAGGAGAAGATTTAGGAGAAATATTCTGAATTAGGTCAACATAGATTTGACAAAATAACTCATTTATTGAACACCCAATACAAGCTGCTAAATTTATGTAAACGAAACTTTTTCTTCTAATAATAAGATTACGAAGAATTGAAGTTGTTTTTCCGCATCCAGTTTCACCGCTTACCCAAACACTGTAAAAATCAAGCACTTTTGAAAGATTCTTATCTTCTCCTCTTTCCAAATAAAACTTTTCTTTTTCTAAAGAATAAAAATCAAACAATACTTCTTTAACTAGTTGTGTAGGAATTTGAATAGACTGACTCTTTTGAGGGATAAAACATAAGTCACTAAAAGCATTAGGGCTTGAGAGCACTAAATGCGCTAAAGATGTTGCTGATGCAGCAGCAAGATTCTGATTTTGATTTTTGTTTTTACCTTTATTACCATCAGCAAAATCACATATCCCCTTAACAACTATCCATTCAAGTTTCTTATTTACTGATGCAGTACTCACTCCTATTCCTTCCATCTCTCCGCCTTTTGCATTGCGAAATGCACTTAACAACTGATCTCTATATTCTTTATTATCAATCAATTCTTCGCCTGAAAGCAATGGTCCAAAAATAGTAGAAGCTTTGTTATTTTCATCCACCTTAAAGTTCCAATTTTTTGCTTGACTTTTAAATCTGTCTAATAATATATGACCTGCCTCCGGATGACTTCCTCTATAAATAGTTTGTTCACCTACTCTTCTAACATTGTATGGGATCAGTGATTCAGAAACCAAAACATCACCAATTTTTTGTGACATTTCATCTAATCCAAACGCGATTCCAATCATTATAACAGCCTTGGGATCCCAAATATCAATTGCCTCTTTGGTAGTTATTATTGAACTATTGGATGAAATAGACCCCATTGTTCCACACTGCACGTGCACAATTTGATATACCCCAAATACACCTATATAAAAAGTAAATTTATCATTGAAAACTTTAATAACTTTATCATATCCATTTACCGGTTTAAGATATAAATGTAAATGATGAGTTTCTATTGAAGTAGCCGTTAAAATTAGAAAGCTTATGCTATTCTTTAATTTACTAATCTCCTCTAATGATTGTTCTAAATAATCCAAGTTCTTTTCTTACTATTTAAAATCTTTATCAAAAATAAATTTCCAAAAAACTCTTTCAAATCTCCAAAAATATCCCCGTCAACAAATATATAAAATAATGTTACAACTTACGATATTCCTTTAGCTAAGTTACCTGAGACATAAATATTTAACTTACCCTCCAAGTTACTCTTCTTTAGATTGATCAATCTTGACAAACGAGTCAGTGCAAGTCAAGATTTTTACAAAAAATATTTTAGGTCCTTGTCCAAATCGTACTGCCGCAGTACGATTTCGTAGTTCCGAGGTTCTCCATCGAACCTCTGAGGTTCGACGACGCACTTCCGAAGTACCTCATCGAACCTCCGAGGTTCGACGACGTAGTTCCGAGGTACTAAGTCGGACTTCAGAGGTTCGACGGAGTAGTTCCGAGGTACCAAATCGGACCTCTGAGGTTCAACGACGTACTTCCGAGGTGCTAAATCGGACCTCTGAGGTTCAAGGATGAAGTTCCGAAGTACAAAATCGGACTTCTGAGCTTCAGTGTGACATTTCATACACTTGTACAAATCGTACCGCTACAGTACAATTAAGAAAGTCTGAACTGGGATTTTTGGGATTATAGGATAGACAGGATTTTCTCGGAATTGTCTGAACTGGGAATTATGGGATGAGGAGATATACAGGATTATCTCAGCAGAAGACAAAAAGATGTTGTCATATTTTCATAAAACTTCTTTCTTAATCAAAGACAATCCTGTCAATCCTTTCATCCCCTATAATCCCAGTAAATTTCTGGCATTTTTATTGATTCACCCCAAAGCGTGTTTTTTTAAGTCCCGACTATGTGATATTTTAATCGAACTATTCAATCTGCTAACTATGAAAAAAGACTTTATCATTATCCTTTTTTTATTTTTCATTCCTGCTCTGTCTTTTGCTCAGGAAAACATTATAAACAGGGCATTCCTCGGGGTAAATGGAAACTACTTTGTTCCTATCTTCGGATTTCAAAGAGAAAATTATAAATCAGGCCCGGGCATTTCCTTTTCTTATCTTTCAAAAAAACTTCCTGTATTTAAACAGCTCCCCTATTCTTTGAGAATCGGAGCTAATGTCGGAGTATCAGGACAGGGTTCTCGAGATTTTAATCTTACGGCTCACGATAGCCTGAGAAGTGTTCAGCGTTTCTACAATACTTTTTCCTACTTCACACTCCTTGGGAGATTTACTTTTGAAAAAAACAAAATATTCAAACCGTACCTGGAACTTAGCTTCGGATTGGGCAACTTCTCATCGCATGAAAGTATATCCAGAAATTTGAATCCTTCTTTCTATAGTAAGCCCAGAGGTAATTATCAGGAAAGCATGTCTGTTTTCGGAATATCGGCGGGGTATCTTATTCAGGTTACCGAATGGTTTATGATTGATGCAAAAATAACTTACTACCAGGGCACGAAAAAAACTGCTTTCACCGATCTTGATCATTTTTCATATTCAACGCCCTATTATTATCACACCAAAAGAGAAGCTGTACCTTCTTTAATTTCTGCACAGCTTGGGCTTTTATTCAGGGTACCACGACCAAGTATATCTATGAGTCCGCCAGAACCAACTGAGCGTCCTTCCAGGTTAACGCCTGTAATAAAACCTATAAAACCAAAAGAAAATAAAAACGGCGAGCTGGCTCCCGGCAACGAATCCACTCCCCAAAAGCCAAAGGAAACAAAAACGTTTTATGGTCCGAAGAAGCGACATTGAAGACTAAACCGGGATGTATGGAATGAGGAGACAGACAAAGATAATCCTGTCTATCCTTTAATCCCCATAAATCCCAGTTCAGAATATTTAATCTATGAATAAAAAAAGTGGCTCATCTTCTCAGACAAGCCACTTCTATTTATTCTTTATTAATCTTATCTACCTCTATTACTTCTTTATAACCCTTCTGTGAGTGCTTCCCTTTGAAGTTGTGATTGACAGAATATAAACACCTGGTTTGATTGCCCCTGTTGAAAAAGTCATTTTATTTAAACCTGACATCAGTGATATACTTTCATCTTCTATGACAGCCAAACCAGACAATGTTCTCAGAGATAGTTTTGCATCTTCTTCATCAGACATTACTTCAAAGTTAAGTATATCATCAGAAAAAGGATTAGGATAAATTTCAAGCATACTCACGGCTTCCCTCCTATCTATTGATGAAATCATTTTAGTTCCGACAATCACTTCTTTTACTACTGAACATCCAGATGTATTACTTACTCTTACTTCATAAGTACCAGGACATAAATCATTATGTGACCGGGATGAAGAAAGTCCTTTATTCCACAAATAAGTTATTGTACCGCCAGAGGTATTAATCACATTTACAGTTGCGATTCCATTGCAGAGGCCTTCTGTAGCAGAAGCTGTATCAATGGAAACTGTCATCATGTTATTTCCCTTTTTGACGCTCCAGCTTTTAGTTAAGGTGCATCCTTTATCATCTTTAACAGTTACCGAATATGTACCGGAAGAAAGTCCGGTCAGATCCTCTGTTTTAGCATCACTGCTCCATGAGTAGGTATAAGGAGCACTTCCTCCTGAAGCTGATACATCAACTGCTCCATTTCCGCCGGCACAAGATTCATCTGTTACTGTTCCTGTCAGCTTCAAAAGAGAACAGTCAGGAACTATGACCACTTTATAATCTTCCGTTTCTCCCTGAATAGCAGTAGTGCATGGATCTACCAGATAAGACGCAGTTGCATTCATCATTCTTACCCGCATCACTGTTTCTCCCAAAAGTGTATTTGACGGCAAAGAAAAATAATAGGTAGATGTTCCGGCTCCGGCTACATTACCAAACATTCTTTCTGTTGAATTATCAAATATTCCATCCTGATTAAGATCTATCCATACTGCAAAGTAATCTGTTCCGCTTCCTCCGAATACGGTAGTCAGACCATAGTTTTTTCCTACAGTTAAATTCGTTTCGAATGTATTGTAATAATCTGTGTACGATGGTCCGCCGTAATATCCGCTATTGCTGTTATTGATAGTATTCAGAATAATAGTCTGTATATAGTTGCCTGTAGTTGTACCTTTAGAATATGCAGGAACACAATAGGGTTTGCATACCTTAATTTTATTCACTTTGATTATTACAGAATCACTCGCTGAGCAATCTCCATTTGATACAACAACTTTTACCTGATACTCGCCTGCGTTAGTATACTTATATGAAAACTCGTTTCCTGAAGCTGCAAATGCTCCGTTTATATACCATGAGAAATTATAATTATCTGGATTCGGAATTTTAAATATATACTCCTCTCCCTGACAGACAGCAGGGACATCATCCAATACAATTTCCGGAGGAGTAACAAAGCTGACAGATACTGTATCTCTTGCTATTGTCCCACAGCTATTCTTTACTTCCACCCAATAATCTCCGGAAGAAGATACTGTAATTCCTGAAGTAGTCTCTTTTGTTGACCAAACGTATGAATAACCCGAGCCAGATGCATTGAGGTTAACCAATGCCCCTGCACAAGCAATTTTATCATTTCCAATATTCAAGACTGGTTTGGGACAAATAACTTTAACAGAATCACAGATCCTGATTTGTCCACAAGTATTATCAGTAGAAAGACATACGTTGTATACTCCTGAACTTTCATATCTGTGAACAACCTCTTTGCCGGATGCTGTAGTGCCATCCCCCAAATCCCAGTTCAGGAATGTTGCTGAAGGTGCATTGTAATTCAAAACAACGTCAAGAAGAGTATCTTTAACACTAAACCTATCGGGTTCACCTATGCATGCTGCATTTATTGATTTTCGGACAGTGTCTTTACTACAGCCATTGTCAACCACAAGTGTAACAATGTAGTTTCCCTGTTTTTCAAATGTATGTCTGTAATCCTGATCAGTTGCAGTGCTCCCATCTCCGAAATTCCATTGCCATGTGAATGCAGAGCTGCCAGTTTTATTAAACTTACTATTATCTTTAAACAAAATAGTAGCACCTGTCTGATCACTTTCTCTTTCTGTAACGAAATCGGCAACAGGTCTTATACAGGCATCGCTATCCAGCACTAATAATAAGAGATCTTTAGAAGTTGAATTTGAAGCATTAGAAACGCCAGAGACAATAAAAGAACCATCTGAAGTCTTATTAAAATAGGTGATTTTATCAACATTATCAGTACCGAAACTATTTGATGTCCGAATATTATAGTTTTCATCAAGGAGTATCGTATTAATGTCTGCATCAGATCCGGCGTTAGTTGTAGAACCTAAAAGAATTATACGTCCGGATTTATTTTGTACCATACCATTAATAAATCCTGTTCCTGGCAATGTTTTGGTCCAGATAGTATCAAGATTAAAATTAGTTTTTACAAGCCAGGTACTACTTCCATTTTCTCCCGTAAAATTTACAGGAAAAAGAAACCCGTCAGTTTGTTCAATGATTGCAGGAATAGAACTAGTGCTGTTCGCAAGTGATGAAGGATGATGAAAATATTTATGTAATAGTGCAGTGCCATTCGCATCTATCTTTCTTACAAAACCATCACCCATGCCTCCATAAACGAATATGTCTCCGGTGGAAGATTCATGCACTCCGTTAACCACTCCATCATAGATTATAAAACCATTTCTCCAGATTTCCTCTCCGTTCTTATTTACCTTTATAATCCCTAAAGTATTGGTGGATATACCAAATTGTTTATTTGGGAAAATATAATTACCATCTGAAGTTTCCAATATCTTTCCGACACTAAAATCCCAACAGCAGATGCCTGAATAGGTAATTGTTCTTTCGGTAATAATATTTCCGTTTTTATCAAACCTCCACAAATTCACTTCTTCATCATAAATCTTACTGACAAGATCATAGGTTGTGGCAATTATATATTCGCCATCTCTATTCTGAAGCCCTGATACCACATGATCGATAACATCAGGTTTACCAAATCCTTTATGCCACTGCACTTCCCCGCTTGCGTCAACTTTTATCAATATACCATCCACCTCATAATTATCGATTGTATTTGCAACAAGCATATAGCCACCATCGTCTGTTTGAAATGCAACAGAAATTGTAGAAGGATCATAACTTACAAATTCGTTGTTGGGATATACCTTCATAAAGGAAACCTGAGCATACATAGTAACCTTAAATGAAATTAAAATGAGTGTTAAAAGTAGTTTTTGATTCATAGAGGTTTTTAAAAATTGAATATTTATAATTGATAATTATGCTGAAATATTTAATGCGGACAATTGTGCTGTTTGAAATAGACCATATTCTCTCCTTTTACTTAAGGAACTTTCGCAAATATCTTTAATCTATTTAACGTACAAAACTGATTAACAAACAATTAAACACTTCTCCATCCCTATATATAGAAGACGCAGAATAAGTAGTAATGTTACAATAAAATGAGGTTTTTAAATCTAAAAAAAACGTTT is a window of Sporocytophaga myxococcoides DSM 11118 DNA encoding:
- a CDS encoding PKD domain-containing protein codes for the protein MNQKLLLTLILISFKVTMYAQVSFMKVYPNNEFVSYDPSTISVAFQTDDGGYMLVANTIDNYEVDGILIKVDASGEVQWHKGFGKPDVIDHVVSGLQNRDGEYIIATTYDLVSKIYDEEVNLWRFDKNGNIITERTITYSGICCWDFSVGKILETSDGNYIFPNKQFGISTNTLGIIKVNKNGEEIWRNGFIIYDGVVNGVHESSTGDIFVYGGMGDGFVRKIDANGTALLHKYFHHPSSLANSTSSIPAIIEQTDGFLFPVNFTGENGSSTWLVKTNFNLDTIWTKTLPGTGFINGMVQNKSGRIILLGSTTNAGSDADINTILLDENYNIRTSNSFGTDNVDKITYFNKTSDGSFIVSGVSNASNSTSKDLLLLVLDSDACIRPVADFVTERESDQTGATILFKDNSKFNKTGSSAFTWQWNFGDGSTATDQDYRHTFEKQGNYIVTLVVDNGCSKDTVRKSINAACIGEPDRFSVKDTLLDVVLNYNAPSATFLNWDLGDGTTASGKEVVHRYESSGVYNVCLSTDNTCGQIRICDSVKVICPKPVLNIGNDKIACAGALVNLNASGSGYSYVWSTKETTSGITVSSSGDYWVEVKNSCGTIARDTVSVSFVTPPEIVLDDVPAVCQGEEYIFKIPNPDNYNFSWYINGAFAASGNEFSYKYTNAGEYQVKVVVSNGDCSASDSVIIKVNKIKVCKPYCVPAYSKGTTTGNYIQTIILNTINNSNSGYYGGPSYTDYYNTFETNLTVGKNYGLTTVFGGSGTDYFAVWIDLNQDGIFDNSTERMFGNVAGAGTSTYYFSLPSNTLLGETVMRVRMMNATASYLVDPCTTAIQGETEDYKVVIVPDCSLLKLTGTVTDESCAGGNGAVDVSASGGSAPYTYSWSSDAKTEDLTGLSSGTYSVTVKDDKGCTLTKSWSVKKGNNMMTVSIDTASATEGLCNGIATVNVINTSGGTITYLWNKGLSSSRSHNDLCPGTYEVRVSNTSGCSVVKEVIVGTKMISSIDRREAVSMLEIYPNPFSDDILNFEVMSDEEDAKLSLRTLSGLAVIEDESISLMSGLNKMTFSTGAIKPGVYILSITTSKGSTHRRVIKK